A stretch of Dryobates pubescens isolate bDryPub1 chromosome 35, bDryPub1.pri, whole genome shotgun sequence DNA encodes these proteins:
- the LOC128898890 gene encoding parathyroid hormone 4-like, with amino-acid sequence MFLPQRALQLLTLLAVLFFACFATCQDTERRAVTEHQLMHDKGRAFQGLKRLLWLHQALGSVHTASSRDVPLADALWDSRASQDPSDQYSLIDREETARLRKLLQELMEEEQGSPRLKQLEYVKTPKANWNPQDLVDLLQIKELGSKRAPVSQPQHYSH; translated from the exons atgttcctgccccagagagctctgcagctgctgacatTGTTGGCAGTTCTGTTTTTTGCCTGTTTTGCAACATGTCAAGACACAGAGAG GAGAGCAGTGACGGAGCACCAGCTGATGCACGACAAGGGCAGGGCGTTCCAGGGGCTGAAgcggctgctgtggctgcaccaGGCCCTGGGCAGCGTGCACacggccagcagcagggacgtTCCGCTCGCGGATGCCCTGTGGGATTCGCGGGCCAGCCAGGATCCCTCGGATCAATACAGCCTCATCGACAGGGAGGAGACTGCAagactgaggaagctgctgcaggagctgatggaagaggagcagggctcCCCCCGGCTAAAGCAGCTGGAGTATGTGAAGACCCCAAAGGCTAACTGGAACCCACAAGACCTTGTCGACCTCCTACAAATCAAAGAGCTGGGCAGCAAGAGAGCTCCTgtgagccagccccagcactacTCCCACTAg